In bacterium, a genomic segment contains:
- the mtaB gene encoding tRNA (N(6)-L-threonylcarbamoyladenosine(37)-C(2))-methylthiotransferase MtaB has protein sequence MKFSNQGLKKSLAVATLGCKVNQYESQAIKEQFQASDFTLVNFSEKADVYVINTCMVTKKSEKESRQIIKKVSQKNKEAKIIITGCYARYLPEEIFKKKGVLVVDNQEKDKLFNQYQQDQNLNQELNQERKKTIFSPQYQQDQNFNQEKEKTYQPLFIKDFQQKSRALVKVQDGCNNSCSYCLIPHLRGSSRSRLFREIEAEVKELTQKGFKEIVLTGINLGQYGKDFFPKLSLAEMIKELCQNSDLLRIRLSSINFPDIDEELIDLMAKNPKVCKHFHIPLQSGSGYILKQMARHYSPQEYEELVNYLREKTPEIGLTTDILVGFPGEEESHFQETYHLVKRLQFSRVHLFKYSPRPQTKAYLMPSQVEEKVKQQRSKLLHQLSQQNKQSFLQRFKEKKVVVLIEEYQPSTELYFGYSSNYFRVGVRSKKDLVGEMVEVIIKEVKEDYGVGEKA, from the coding sequence ATGAAATTTTCTAACCAAGGCTTAAAGAAGAGTTTAGCTGTGGCTACTTTAGGCTGCAAGGTTAATCAATATGAAAGCCAAGCTATTAAAGAGCAATTTCAAGCTTCGGATTTTACTTTGGTCAACTTTTCAGAAAAAGCTGATGTTTATGTGATTAATACTTGTATGGTTACTAAGAAGAGTGAGAAAGAATCACGACAAATAATTAAAAAAGTTAGCCAAAAAAATAAAGAAGCTAAAATTATTATTACTGGTTGTTATGCTCGTTATTTGCCAGAAGAGATCTTTAAGAAAAAAGGTGTCTTGGTTGTTGATAATCAAGAAAAAGATAAGCTATTTAACCAATATCAACAAGATCAAAACCTTAATCAAGAACTTAATCAAGAAAGAAAAAAGACTATCTTTTCTCCTCAATATCAACAAGATCAAAACTTTAATCAAGAAAAAGAAAAAACTTACCAACCTTTATTTATCAAAGATTTTCAACAAAAGAGTAGAGCCTTGGTTAAGGTCCAAGATGGGTGTAATAATTCCTGTAGTTATTGCCTTATTCCCCATCTTCGCGGAAGTAGTCGTAGTAGGCTTTTTAGAGAAATAGAAGCAGAAGTTAAAGAACTCACTCAGAAAGGTTTTAAAGAGATTGTCCTTACCGGAATAAATTTAGGTCAATATGGAAAGGACTTTTTTCCAAAACTTAGTTTAGCTGAGATGATAAAAGAACTTTGCCAAAACTCAGACCTTTTGAGAATAAGGTTAAGCTCGATTAATTTTCCAGACATAGATGAAGAATTAATTGACTTGATGGCTAAGAATCCTAAAGTTTGCAAGCATTTCCATATTCCTTTACAGAGTGGAAGTGGCTATATTCTTAAACAAATGGCTCGCCATTATTCTCCTCAAGAATATGAAGAATTAGTGAATTACTTAAGAGAAAAAACTCCAGAAATTGGCCTCACTACCGATATCTTAGTTGGTTTTCCCGGAGAAGAAGAAAGCCACTTTCAAGAAACTTATCACTTAGTAAAAAGACTACAGTTTAGCAGAGTTCATCTCTTTAAATATTCTCCCCGACCCCAGACTAAGGCTTACTTGATGCCTTCTCAGGTTGAGGAAAAGGTTAAGCAGCAAAGAAGTAAATTGCTTCACCAGTTATCTCAACAAAATAAGCAATCTTTTCTGCAAAGATTTAAAGAAAAGAAGGTAGTGGTCCTAATTGAAGAGTATCAACCTTCGACGGAACTTTATTTTGGCTACAGTAGTAACTACTTTAGAGTGGGGGTCAGAAGTAAAAAAGATCTGGTTGGTGAAATGGTTGAAGTAATTATTAAAGAAGTAAAAGAAGATTACGGAGTAGGAGAAAAAGCTTAA
- a CDS encoding glutamate--tRNA ligase, translated as MIRTRFAPSPTGYLHLGGVRTALYNWLYACQHQGKFILRIEDTDVKRSTQKSLHNILASLKWLGLEWDEGPYFQSQRIKIYQEYAQKLIKADKAYYCYCPAKDKERIKEDFSREGDVSKYRCHCKDLATSKIKEYEASIKPKVVRFKVLEGVTEFFDLVRDKISFSNETISDFVIMKSDGNPTYNFSVVVDDALMEITHVIRGDDHISNTPRQIMLFKALDFKLPKFVHLSMILGLDKKRLSKRHGATSLTYFKKEGYLPEALINYLSLLGWSTVDSQQIFSKEELLKKFSLKGLSKNPAIFDYEKMLWMNGEYLRKLRVEELTKNLIGFLKKTKNYVFSRDNWYQEVALLYQTRVKTINEIFSQADYLFKEDIEIEEEAAQMYLDREEVIKILMKVREAISQISNFNQKNVEEAIKELMIGLQIGAKEIIHPLRVALTGKTASPGIFEVIYLLGQEMVLKRIDRALCLIKTGE; from the coding sequence TTGATTAGAACTAGATTTGCCCCAAGTCCTACTGGATATCTGCATTTAGGAGGAGTAAGAACTGCTCTTTATAACTGGCTTTATGCTTGCCAACATCAAGGAAAGTTTATCTTACGGATTGAAGATACTGATGTCAAGAGATCTACTCAGAAGTCCTTGCATAATATTTTAGCAAGCTTAAAATGGTTAGGTTTAGAGTGGGATGAAGGACCTTATTTTCAATCCCAAAGAATTAAAATTTACCAAGAATATGCCCAAAAGCTTATTAAGGCTGACAAAGCTTATTACTGTTATTGTCCAGCTAAAGATAAAGAAAGAATAAAAGAAGATTTTTCAAGAGAAGGCGATGTTTCTAAGTATAGATGTCACTGTAAAGATTTAGCTACTTCAAAGATTAAAGAATATGAAGCCTCTATCAAGCCTAAAGTAGTAAGGTTTAAAGTATTAGAGGGAGTGACTGAATTTTTTGACTTAGTTAGGGATAAGATCAGCTTCTCAAACGAGACCATCTCTGATTTTGTCATTATGAAATCAGATGGAAATCCTACTTATAACTTTTCGGTAGTTGTTGATGATGCTTTGATGGAAATTACTCATGTCATTAGAGGAGATGATCATATCTCTAATACTCCCAGGCAAATTATGCTCTTTAAAGCCTTGGATTTTAAACTTCCTAAATTTGTCCATCTCTCTATGATCTTAGGTCTGGATAAAAAAAGACTTTCTAAAAGACACGGGGCTACTTCTCTTACTTATTTTAAGAAAGAAGGATACCTTCCCGAGGCTTTAATTAATTATCTTTCTTTATTGGGTTGGTCTACAGTTGATAGTCAACAAATCTTTTCTAAAGAAGAATTGCTAAAAAAGTTTTCTTTAAAGGGCTTAAGTAAAAATCCAGCTATCTTTGATTATGAAAAGATGCTCTGGATGAACGGTGAGTATCTTAGAAAGCTAAGGGTTGAAGAATTAACTAAAAACTTGATAGGCTTTCTTAAGAAGACCAAGAATTATGTTTTTTCTCGAGATAATTGGTACCAAGAAGTAGCTCTTCTTTACCAGACACGAGTAAAGACGATTAATGAAATCTTTTCCCAAGCTGATTATTTATTTAAAGAAGATATAGAGATAGAAGAAGAAGCTGCTCAGATGTATTTAGATAGGGAGGAAGTAATTAAAATTTTAATGAAAGTTAGAGAAGCTATTTCTCAAATCTCTAACTTTAATCAAAAGAATGTGGAAGAAGCTATTAAAGAATTAATGATAGGACTTCAAATTGGAGCAAAGGAGATCATTCATCCTTTAAGAGTAGCTCTTACCGGTAAGACCGCTAGCCCAGGAATCTTTGAAGTTATTTACTTATTAGGTCAAGAGATGGTTTTAAAAAGAATTGACCGGGCCCTATGTTTAATTAAAACAGGAGAATGA
- the rimI gene encoding ribosomal protein S18-alanine N-acetyltransferase — MVILVDIFPMEKKDLQEIMVIERASFIDPWSKEMFLDEFKNKLSYFLVAKFMKKVVGYGGFWLIFDEAHLVNLAISPYYRRKKFGEQLLDALLKLAVFKAAKRATLEVRQSNQAAQNFYQKFGFKPVAIRKKYYQDNREDALIMWHEHLIDDFGERDFGGRS, encoded by the coding sequence ATGGTTATCTTAGTTGATATTTTTCCTATGGAAAAGAAGGATCTTCAAGAGATAATGGTTATCGAAAGAGCTTCTTTTATTGATCCCTGGAGTAAAGAGATGTTTCTGGATGAATTTAAGAATAAGTTGTCTTATTTCTTAGTAGCTAAGTTTATGAAAAAGGTAGTAGGATACGGTGGATTTTGGCTTATTTTTGACGAAGCTCATCTAGTTAATCTGGCTATTTCTCCTTATTATCGGAGAAAAAAGTTTGGAGAGCAACTTCTTGATGCTTTACTTAAATTAGCCGTTTTTAAAGCAGCTAAAAGAGCCACCTTGGAAGTTCGCCAGTCTAATCAAGCAGCTCAGAATTTTTACCAAAAATTTGGTTTTAAACCTGTAGCCATTCGAAAAAAGTATTATCAAGATAACCGAGAAGATGCTCTTATTATGTGGCATGAACATCTTATCGATGATTTTGGAGAAAGAGATTTTGGAGGAAGAAGTTGA
- a CDS encoding histone deacetylase, producing MTKTALVYHQDYLLHDIPLHPERKERLTTTLDLFQKKGILEKVELITPHQASEEDILRTHNEDLLKKIKEISSKGRGSIDADTLLNAHTYQVALLAAGGAILAAKLLLEGEYKNSFALIRPPGHHATKNQAQGFCYFNNVAVAANYLREVYKVKKICIMDWDAHAANGTMDIFYQTNEVLNISIHQDPLFFYPGVGFIDQIGEGKGQGYTINIPMEEAALDIDYLYLINEFIIPKIREFKPDFIFISSGIDGHKNDRISSLELTEEGFGRMSSLFVALSEECCQGRLVVLLEGGYHLEALALSNYEIMKSLLSESNYTTPLEGKILKSTYQTLKKLKSIFK from the coding sequence ATGACTAAAACAGCTTTGGTTTATCATCAAGATTACCTTTTACACGATATTCCTCTTCATCCTGAAAGGAAAGAACGTTTAACTACCACCTTAGATCTTTTCCAAAAGAAGGGGATTTTAGAAAAAGTAGAACTGATCACTCCTCATCAAGCTAGCGAGGAAGATATTTTAAGAACCCATAATGAGGATTTATTAAAAAAGATTAAGGAGATTTCTTCTAAAGGAAGAGGATCGATAGATGCTGATACTCTTTTAAATGCCCATACTTATCAAGTAGCTCTTTTAGCGGCTGGAGGAGCGATTTTAGCTGCCAAGCTCTTACTCGAGGGAGAATATAAGAATAGTTTTGCTTTAATTCGGCCCCCTGGCCATCATGCCACTAAAAATCAAGCCCAGGGATTTTGTTACTTTAATAATGTTGCCGTGGCCGCTAATTATTTAAGAGAAGTTTATAAGGTAAAGAAGATCTGTATTATGGATTGGGATGCTCATGCGGCTAATGGGACGATGGATATATTCTACCAGACCAATGAGGTCTTAAATATCTCTATTCACCAAGACCCTCTTTTTTTTTATCCAGGAGTAGGCTTTATAGACCAGATAGGAGAAGGAAAAGGCCAAGGTTATACTATTAATATTCCTATGGAAGAAGCGGCTTTGGATATTGATTATCTTTATCTAATTAATGAATTTATAATTCCTAAAATAAGAGAATTCAAGCCTGACTTTATCTTTATTTCTTCTGGAATTGATGGACATAAAAATGATCGCATTTCTTCCCTTGAATTAACGGAAGAAGGCTTTGGAAGGATGAGTAGTTTATTTGTTGCTTTATCAGAAGAGTGTTGCCAAGGAAGATTAGTTGTCTTATTAGAAGGGGGGTATCATTTAGAAGCCTTAGCTTTAAGTAATTATGAAATTATGAAAAGTTTACTGAGCGAATCTAATTATACCACTCCTTTAGAAGGAAAAATCTTAAAATCTACTTACCAGACCTTAAAAAAACTTAAGAGTATCTTTAAATAA
- the tsaB gene encoding tRNA (adenosine(37)-N6)-threonylcarbamoyltransferase complex dimerization subunit type 1 TsaB: MIVLGIETSTSAGSLAIVDNEKVLAEYTLSSCSHSVWLMVTIKTVLKDVGLKIKDLQGISTSVGPGAFTSLRVGVSSAKGLAQSLNLPLATISSLEVLAANISFTYLSICPTIDAKRKEVYAAFFKYQDQGLRQITEDLLLTPLDLALKVKEPTIFIGNGVLLYQEILRENLKEKAIFLSEIFSLPRASLVASLGEKKIKEGKAANLFEVEPLYLRSSV, translated from the coding sequence ATGATAGTCTTGGGCATAGAGACTTCTACCTCGGCCGGTAGTTTAGCTATAGTAGATAATGAAAAAGTCTTAGCTGAATATACCTTAAGTAGTTGCTCTCATTCGGTCTGGCTGATGGTAACGATAAAGACGGTCTTAAAAGATGTCGGATTAAAGATAAAAGACCTCCAAGGAATCTCTACCTCTGTTGGACCAGGTGCTTTTACAAGTTTAAGAGTGGGAGTAAGCAGCGCTAAAGGATTAGCTCAAAGTTTAAATCTTCCTCTGGCTACGATTTCTTCTTTAGAGGTATTAGCGGCCAATATCTCTTTTACTTATCTCTCTATCTGTCCAACTATTGATGCCAAAAGAAAAGAAGTTTATGCTGCTTTCTTTAAATATCAAGATCAAGGATTAAGACAAATTACTGAGGACTTACTTCTCACACCCTTGGATTTAGCTTTAAAAGTAAAAGAGCCTACTATTTTTATAGGCAACGGAGTCTTACTTTATCAAGAAATTTTAAGAGAAAATTTAAAAGAAAAAGCCATCTTTCTTTCGGAAATATTTTCTTTACCCAGAGCTTCCTTAGTGGCCAGCTTAGGTGAAAAAAAGATTAAAGAAGGAAAAGCAGCTAACTTATTTGAAGTTGAGCCTCTTTACCTAAGAAGTTCTGTCTAA
- a CDS encoding (Fe-S)-binding protein, with protein MTTSGEHLKVFEDELLKCNKCGNCRDICPVFGVTNEETMGTRGRLRLIKALLYHEIDLSPIFIDRMSSCLNCKACLISCPGGVDVSKMVISVKEEIAKKNLLPLFYQKIRENILKTGNPFGQERNEEELENKKKKLKKSENLYFVGCYNSYLSKEISKNTQKILKTWGYNFVTLEGIENCCGQPLKYIGETELAQQLVSKNKDLFQHLEAKTIFTSCAKCFYSLKENFSKDFKIFHTSQLFYQLFSQNNFKFKPYSTKVIYFEGCHLGRQGEVFEEPRFLLKAVPELNLLEFDLHHRESRCCGGPLRESYPKLAQDLATKRIKEAAENKVKKIITCCPACFKTLKENIERMALEIEVLDLSSFLMKVV; from the coding sequence TTGACTACTTCAGGGGAACACCTTAAGGTTTTTGAAGATGAGCTTCTTAAGTGTAATAAATGTGGGAACTGTCGTGATATTTGCCCAGTATTTGGAGTTACCAATGAAGAAACGATGGGAACCCGAGGGAGACTTCGTTTAATTAAGGCTTTACTTTACCATGAAATAGATCTCTCTCCTATTTTTATCGATAGAATGTCTAGTTGCTTAAATTGTAAAGCTTGTTTGATAAGTTGTCCCGGTGGAGTAGATGTTAGTAAAATGGTCATTTCGGTCAAAGAGGAGATAGCTAAAAAAAACTTACTTCCTTTATTTTATCAAAAAATAAGGGAGAATATCTTAAAAACGGGAAATCCTTTTGGTCAAGAAAGAAATGAAGAAGAATTAGAGAATAAAAAGAAAAAATTAAAGAAGAGTGAAAATTTATATTTTGTCGGATGTTATAATTCTTATCTTTCCAAGGAGATTTCTAAAAATACCCAAAAGATATTAAAAACTTGGGGTTATAATTTTGTTACCTTAGAGGGGATAGAAAACTGTTGCGGACAACCTTTGAAATATATAGGCGAGACAGAGCTGGCTCAACAATTAGTTAGTAAAAATAAGGATTTGTTTCAACATTTAGAAGCTAAAACTATCTTTACCTCTTGTGCTAAATGTTTTTATAGTTTGAAAGAGAATTTTTCTAAGGATTTTAAGATCTTTCATACCAGTCAGTTGTTTTACCAATTATTTTCCCAAAATAACTTTAAGTTTAAACCATATTCAACTAAGGTAATTTATTTTGAGGGATGTCATCTTGGTCGTCAGGGAGAAGTCTTTGAAGAACCTCGCTTTCTTTTAAAAGCTGTTCCCGAGCTTAATTTATTAGAGTTTGATCTTCATCATCGAGAATCTCGTTGTTGTGGAGGTCCTTTAAGGGAAAGCTATCCAAAATTAGCCCAAGATCTAGCGACTAAAAGGATAAAAGAAGCAGCTGAGAATAAAGTAAAAAAGATTATTACTTGTTGTCCTGCTTGTTTTAAGACTCTCAAAGAAAATATAGAAAGAATGGCTTTAGAAATAGAGGTTTTAGACTTATCATCTTTCTTAATGAAGGTAGTTTAA
- the thrS gene encoding threonine--tRNA ligase — MDKIIVEFEDNLKREYEKGIKAEIILNDLNEINKRTVLAIRVNGVAQDLKTKINQDCKVSFITFEDEEGKRIYNHSTSHIMAQAIKNLYGEVKFGIGPAIKDGFYYDFDFGVINVKEDDLLKIEDSMKEIIKKDLPFEMVLMSKEEARIYYLQQGAAYKLEILEGIKENEISFYRQGDFIDLCRGPHLPSTGYIKAFKLVSLAGAYWRGNEDNTMLTRIYGSAFDNQEELSDYLSKLEEAKKRDHRKLGRELGLFNIYDQAGAGLIYYHPHGSTLRQEICQLLRSEHQKRDYLEVVTPHMAKVDLWDRSGHSEFYRENMYFFKIEEEQYVLKPMNCPGHILIYKSKTRSYRELPLKYFELGTVYRHERSGVLHGLLRVRGFTQDDAHIFCRDSQLHEEINKIIDFALYMLNIFGFHEYEVYLSTRPEKFVGTIENWEKATAALKESLENRCLSYKIDEGEGVFYGPKIDIKLKDALGRSWQGPTIQVDFNLPQRFELSYIDSSGREDVPIMIHRVVLGSLERFIGALIEHYGGAFPLWLSPVQVKIATISERHKEYAQKIEKELKQVKVRVERDYRNEKIALKVREAQVYKVPYLIIIGDKEVEKDLISVRNCRKNVTNMSSLDQLLEEILKEINERSK, encoded by the coding sequence GTGGATAAAATAATTGTTGAATTTGAAGATAATCTTAAAAGAGAATATGAGAAAGGGATCAAGGCAGAGATAATTTTAAATGATCTTAATGAGATTAATAAAAGGACTGTTTTGGCGATAAGAGTAAATGGAGTAGCGCAAGATTTAAAGACAAAGATTAATCAAGACTGTAAGGTTTCTTTTATTACTTTTGAAGATGAGGAAGGAAAAAGAATATACAATCATAGTACTTCTCATATTATGGCTCAAGCCATAAAAAATTTATATGGAGAAGTAAAGTTTGGAATTGGCCCAGCGATTAAAGATGGGTTTTACTATGATTTTGATTTTGGAGTAATAAACGTCAAAGAAGATGATCTTCTCAAGATTGAAGATAGCATGAAAGAGATTATTAAAAAAGACTTACCTTTTGAAATGGTGTTGATGTCAAAGGAAGAAGCAAGAATATACTATCTTCAACAAGGAGCTGCTTATAAATTAGAAATTTTAGAGGGAATAAAAGAGAATGAAATTTCTTTCTATAGACAAGGAGATTTCATTGATCTTTGTCGAGGTCCTCATCTCCCCAGCACTGGATACATAAAAGCATTTAAACTTGTTTCTTTGGCCGGAGCTTATTGGCGAGGTAATGAAGATAATACTATGCTTACTCGAATTTATGGAAGTGCCTTTGATAATCAGGAAGAGCTAAGTGACTATTTAAGTAAGCTTGAAGAAGCTAAAAAAAGGGATCATAGAAAATTAGGAAGAGAGTTAGGGCTTTTTAATATTTATGACCAGGCGGGAGCAGGATTAATATATTATCATCCTCACGGGAGTACTTTAAGGCAAGAAATTTGCCAACTCTTAAGAAGCGAACACCAAAAAAGGGATTATTTAGAAGTAGTAACTCCTCATATGGCTAAAGTAGATTTGTGGGATCGCTCTGGCCATAGTGAATTTTATCGAGAAAATATGTATTTTTTTAAGATAGAAGAGGAACAATATGTGTTAAAACCAATGAATTGTCCAGGCCATATCTTAATATATAAAAGTAAGACTCGGAGTTATCGAGAACTTCCTCTAAAATATTTTGAGTTAGGAACTGTTTATAGACATGAAAGATCAGGAGTGCTTCATGGCTTACTTAGAGTAAGAGGATTTACTCAAGATGATGCCCATATCTTTTGTAGAGATAGCCAGTTACATGAAGAAATAAATAAGATTATAGATTTTGCTCTTTACATGCTTAATATTTTTGGTTTTCATGAATATGAAGTATATTTAAGTACTCGTCCTGAGAAATTTGTAGGAACTATAGAAAATTGGGAAAAAGCTACTGCTGCTTTAAAAGAAAGCTTAGAAAATCGCTGTCTTTCTTATAAAATCGATGAAGGGGAAGGAGTTTTCTATGGTCCTAAAATTGATATAAAGTTAAAAGATGCGTTAGGTCGATCTTGGCAAGGGCCTACGATTCAAGTGGACTTTAACCTACCTCAACGTTTTGAATTAAGCTATATTGATAGCAGTGGTCGAGAAGACGTACCTATTATGATTCATAGAGTAGTTTTAGGGAGTTTAGAGCGATTTATAGGAGCTTTAATTGAGCATTATGGAGGAGCCTTTCCTTTATGGCTCTCTCCTGTTCAAGTAAAGATAGCTACCATTTCAGAGCGACATAAAGAGTATGCTCAAAAAATAGAAAAAGAATTAAAGCAAGTCAAAGTTAGGGTTGAGAGAGATTATCGAAATGAAAAGATAGCTCTGAAGGTTAGAGAAGCTCAAGTATATAAGGTCCCTTATCTAATTATCATTGGAGACAAAGAAGTTGAAAAAGATTTAATTTCGGTGCGGAATTGCCGGAAAAATGTGACCAATATGTCTTCGTTAGATCAACTTTTAGAAGAAATCTTAAAGGAGATTAATGAAAGATCTAAATAG
- a CDS encoding glycosyltransferase gives MKVSGFTFVRNALKYSYPIVESITSILPLCDEYIVNVSDSEDETMNLIKSIRSDKIKIIESKWNLNIREGGRILAEQTNIALSYCKGDWCFYLQADEIVHEDNLDAIRKAMEVNLDNYNVEGLLFDYIHFYGSYKTICLARNWYRREIRIIRNNIGVSSWHDAQSFRIEDRKLKVIHINAKIYHYGWARAAKVMKKKMINFAKLYHNDEWIKKNYVLESDEYCYKVPFRMRYFDGLHPKVMEERVRNANWEFNFKNISWKKDRKNIKNMISYYLEKIIKKRLFERRNYNLISK, from the coding sequence ATGAAAGTTAGTGGGTTTACTTTTGTTAGAAATGCTTTAAAATACAGCTATCCTATAGTAGAGTCTATCACTTCTATCTTACCTTTGTGTGATGAGTATATCGTTAATGTAAGCGATAGTGAAGATGAAACGATGAATTTAATTAAATCTATTAGAAGTGACAAGATAAAAATAATTGAAAGTAAGTGGAATTTAAATATTAGGGAAGGAGGAAGAATATTAGCCGAACAGACAAATATTGCTTTGTCTTATTGTAAAGGAGACTGGTGTTTTTATTTACAGGCAGATGAAATTGTTCATGAAGACAATCTAGATGCAATAAGGAAAGCCATGGAAGTAAATTTAGATAACTATAATGTTGAAGGTTTATTATTTGATTATATCCATTTTTATGGAAGTTATAAAACAATTTGCCTTGCAAGAAATTGGTATCGAAGAGAGATAAGAATTATAAGAAATAATATTGGTGTTAGTTCTTGGCATGATGCTCAAAGCTTTCGGATAGAGGATCGTAAGCTTAAAGTGATTCATATTAATGCTAAGATTTATCACTATGGATGGGCAAGGGCTGCCAAGGTAATGAAGAAAAAGATGATTAATTTTGCCAAGCTGTATCATAATGATGAATGGATTAAAAAGAATTATGTTTTAGAAAGTGATGAGTATTGTTATAAAGTTCCTTTTAGAATGCGTTATTTTGATGGTTTGCATCCTAAAGTTATGGAAGAAAGGGTAAGGAATGCTAACTGGGAGTTTAATTTTAAGAATATTTCTTGGAAGAAAGACAGAAAAAATATTAAAAATATGATTTCTTATTACTTAGAGAAGATTATCAAGAAAAGACTATTCGAAAGAAGGAATTATAATTTAATTTCTAAATAA
- a CDS encoding glycosyltransferase family 9 protein translates to MGGDKVLEAKKILIVKLGSIGDVIHSLPFLKALRDKYPKSFIAWTVESKSYPILEGHSSIDEIILFDRRNILNYLRKIRNYRFDLVIDLQRLLKSGLITYLSKAKNRLGFDKKRCKEYNYLFTNLKIPSFSDNKHIIYQYLEFADYLGIKDVKIKYDLFIPDLTRKYRDIIEDRRFKLIINIGASKKVNLWFPELFAELIETIKEQYKFNLILTGGASDRTLAKEIKDLTNVDYINLVGKTTLKELAFIIKNGHLYIGCDTGPTHLAVAVNTPVIGLYGSSNPKRNGPLGYGEYLIYKDLDCAPCRKKECQYGDNRCMREIKVKDVMEKINLFFNKNY, encoded by the coding sequence ATGGGTGGAGATAAGGTGCTTGAAGCTAAAAAGATCTTAATTGTAAAGCTTGGATCCATTGGGGATGTAATCCATAGCCTTCCCTTTTTAAAAGCCTTAAGAGATAAATATCCAAAGAGTTTTATAGCTTGGACAGTAGAGTCAAAGTCATATCCTATCCTGGAAGGACATAGTTCTATTGATGAAATTATTCTCTTCGATAGAAGAAATATTTTAAATTATCTTAGAAAGATTAGAAATTATCGTTTTGATTTAGTTATTGACTTGCAACGTTTATTAAAGAGTGGACTAATTACCTATCTAAGCAAAGCTAAAAATCGATTAGGTTTTGATAAAAAGAGGTGTAAGGAATATAATTATCTCTTTACTAATCTTAAGATACCTTCTTTTAGCGATAATAAACATATTATCTATCAATATTTGGAATTTGCTGATTATCTTGGAATTAAAGATGTCAAGATTAAGTATGATCTCTTTATTCCTGACCTTACTCGTAAATATAGAGATATCATTGAAGATAGAAGATTTAAACTAATAATAAATATTGGAGCAAGTAAAAAGGTCAACTTATGGTTTCCAGAATTATTTGCAGAATTAATAGAGACTATAAAGGAGCAATATAAATTTAACTTAATCTTAACAGGAGGAGCATCAGACCGGACTTTAGCTAAGGAAATAAAAGATTTAACTAATGTTGATTATATAAATTTGGTAGGTAAAACCACTTTAAAAGAATTAGCTTTTATAATTAAAAATGGCCATTTATACATTGGATGCGATACCGGTCCTACCCATTTAGCGGTAGCAGTAAATACTCCAGTCATTGGCTTGTATGGCTCGTCCAATCCTAAGAGAAATGGTCCTTTGGGGTATGGAGAATATCTCATCTATAAAGACTTAGATTGCGCTCCTTGTAGAAAAAAGGAATGTCAATATGGAGATAATAGATGCATGAGAGAGATAAAGGTAAAAGATGTTATGGAAAAGATTAATTTATTCTTTAATAAGAATTATTAA
- a CDS encoding transposase codes for MYLLTYSPDLNPIEELWLALKREFFSWFWTNKEDELGKQVVRALKYYIDRPFLIKSTYTMSNYD; via the coding sequence ATGTATTTGCTTACATATTCGCCGGATTTAAATCCAATAGAAGAATTGTGGCTGGCATTGAAACGAGAATTTTTTAGTTGGTTTTGGACAAACAAAGAAGATGAATTGGGTAAGCAAGTAGTGAGGGCATTGAAATATTATATCGATCGCCCGTTTCTGATTAAGTCAACTTATACTATGTCAAATTATGATTAA